In Porphyromonas cangingivalis, a genomic segment contains:
- the fsa gene encoding fructose-6-phosphate aldolase, with protein sequence MKFFIDTANLDHIKTAQDLGILDGVTTNPSLMAKEGITGNDAVKAHYKAICDIVDGDVSAEVISTTYDEMIAEAHVLAALDPKIVVKVPITVDGLKVIKTLASEGIRTNCTLIFSPGQALLAAKAGATYVSPFLGRLDDICQDGLNLIEEIREIFDNYDFTTEILAASIRSPLHITYCAKLGADVVTSPLDSILRLLKHPLTDNGLAQFIKDSANLK encoded by the coding sequence ATGAAGTTTTTTATCGACACTGCAAATCTTGATCACATCAAGACAGCTCAGGATCTCGGTATCCTCGACGGCGTCACCACCAATCCCTCTCTCATGGCCAAGGAAGGTATCACCGGCAACGATGCTGTCAAAGCACACTATAAGGCTATCTGCGACATCGTCGATGGTGATGTGAGTGCCGAAGTGATCTCGACCACCTATGACGAGATGATCGCCGAAGCTCACGTACTCGCTGCCCTCGATCCCAAGATCGTGGTCAAGGTGCCCATCACCGTGGATGGTCTCAAGGTGATCAAGACATTGGCTTCGGAAGGTATCCGTACCAACTGTACGCTCATCTTCTCTCCCGGTCAGGCTCTCCTTGCAGCAAAGGCCGGTGCTACATACGTGTCTCCATTCCTCGGACGTCTCGATGACATCTGTCAGGATGGTCTCAACCTCATCGAAGAGATCCGTGAGATCTTCGACAACTACGACTTCACCACTGAGATATTGGCTGCATCGATACGTTCGCCACTCCACATCACTTACTGTGCGAAGTTGGGTGCGGATGTCGTGACTTCGCCTCTTGACTCTATCTTGAGACTGCTCAAGCACCCTCTCACCGACAACGGCTTGGCACAGTTCATCAAGGACTCTGCTAATCTGAAGTAA
- a CDS encoding diadenylate cyclase has translation MDWIQFSLKDFIDVLLVTLFLYYTYKALKTSGSRTLFTGIISFIILWVVIYRLFDMRLMGAILDKFMGVGFFLLVILFQDDIKRFLNALGSRGRWKFLGRLFGKENGEEKLDASYIASLTLACVNMAKKKSGALIVIEGDIDLEAYEHTGEIINADVNARLIENIFFKNSPLHDGALIISNYRMASAGCILPVAQNVMMPKEMGLRHRAALGMARLTDAKVIIISEERGKMSVAYKGEILADVNADELQKFLSATTTDLSTVRETT, from the coding sequence ATGGATTGGATACAGTTTTCCCTCAAAGACTTCATAGACGTACTCCTCGTGACTCTCTTCTTGTACTACACGTACAAGGCACTGAAGACATCGGGGAGTCGTACGCTCTTTACGGGGATCATCTCGTTCATCATCCTTTGGGTGGTGATATACAGGCTCTTTGATATGCGCTTGATGGGGGCTATCCTCGATAAGTTCATGGGAGTGGGCTTCTTCTTGCTTGTCATTCTTTTTCAGGATGATATCAAGAGATTTCTTAATGCGCTGGGGTCGAGGGGGAGATGGAAGTTTTTGGGTCGCCTTTTCGGTAAGGAGAATGGCGAGGAAAAGCTGGATGCAAGCTACATCGCTTCGCTCACCTTGGCGTGTGTCAACATGGCCAAGAAGAAGAGTGGTGCCCTCATCGTCATAGAGGGGGACATCGACCTTGAGGCTTATGAGCATACCGGTGAGATCATCAATGCCGATGTCAATGCGCGCTTGATCGAAAATATCTTCTTCAAAAACAGTCCGCTCCATGATGGTGCGCTCATCATCAGCAACTATCGCATGGCTTCGGCGGGGTGTATCCTCCCCGTAGCTCAGAATGTGATGATGCCCAAGGAAATGGGGCTTCGCCACCGTGCGGCTCTCGGGATGGCTCGACTGACGGATGCTAAGGTCATCATCATTTCGGAGGAGAGGGGCAAGATGTCGGTGGCGTACAAGGGTGAAATCTTGGCAGATGTCAACGCGGATGAGCTCCAAAAGTTTTTGTCCGCCACGACCACCGATCTGAGCACAGTAAGAGAGACGACTTAG
- a CDS encoding RNA-binding domain-containing protein, whose product MRKIKDIAIAESGDSDFKERLETKNAKSWLKSVSAFANGIGGTLYFGVEDGTRKVIGIENIQTVISKITELIVARITPRPTFECIPLEREGKDVLVVSVDSGKQTPFYYVHEHHHTAYIRMGDESVPATDYQLNELILKGRNETYDSQITDKLRTDYSFTLLEATYLHTLNQHMTESDYVSFGLATEDAHLTNAGLLFADQCPLSDSRVFCTRWNGLQKGSVHDDAADDAEYSGNLISLLKNTTEFIRRNTRKGWIKTPDSRIEKPDYAERAYFEGVVNALIHRLYDFRGTEVHVDMFDDRLVISSPGGVYGGGELEPMRDGSYISKRRNPILADVFSRLRFMERRGSGMKKIFDATKDLYGYTKEKTPFFEVFGKSDFVLTIPNVNYIHDTIHDNIHDNIHDNIHDTMHDTIHDTIHDNIHDNIHEKVSMLLSFCEVSRSREEMMEFLELRNRDHFLKKYLRPLLDQGKIEMTIPEKPRSKHQRYRTTS is encoded by the coding sequence ATGAGAAAGATAAAAGATATTGCTATAGCCGAGTCTGGAGACAGCGACTTCAAGGAACGGCTTGAGACAAAGAATGCTAAAAGTTGGCTGAAAAGTGTAAGTGCGTTTGCCAATGGTATTGGAGGGACTCTCTATTTTGGCGTAGAAGATGGTACACGTAAAGTGATCGGCATAGAAAATATCCAAACGGTCATTAGCAAAATTACAGAGCTGATAGTCGCTCGTATCACACCTCGTCCCACCTTTGAATGCATCCCTTTGGAGAGAGAGGGTAAAGATGTTTTGGTTGTCAGTGTAGACTCCGGGAAGCAAACACCTTTTTACTATGTTCACGAACACCACCATACAGCATATATCCGTATGGGAGATGAGTCTGTCCCCGCGACCGACTATCAGCTGAATGAACTTATCCTCAAGGGACGGAACGAGACATACGACAGTCAAATAACAGATAAATTGCGAACGGATTATAGTTTCACATTACTGGAAGCAACTTACTTACACACTCTGAATCAACATATGACAGAGAGTGATTATGTCTCTTTTGGTTTGGCGACCGAAGATGCTCATTTGACCAATGCAGGATTGCTTTTTGCGGATCAATGTCCGTTGTCGGATAGTAGAGTGTTTTGTACCCGTTGGAACGGATTACAAAAAGGATCGGTGCACGATGATGCCGCTGACGATGCCGAATACAGTGGTAATCTGATATCCTTGCTAAAAAACACCACTGAGTTTATCCGGAGAAATACTCGGAAAGGATGGATCAAAACACCTGATAGCAGAATCGAAAAACCTGATTATGCTGAACGTGCTTATTTTGAGGGAGTTGTCAATGCCTTGATACACAGGTTATATGACTTTAGAGGGACAGAGGTTCATGTGGATATGTTTGATGACCGTCTCGTTATTTCTTCTCCCGGAGGGGTCTATGGTGGTGGCGAACTCGAACCAATGAGGGATGGATCCTATATCTCAAAGAGACGTAATCCGATATTGGCCGATGTCTTCAGCCGATTGAGATTTATGGAACGAAGAGGTAGTGGAATGAAGAAAATATTTGATGCCACAAAGGATCTTTATGGTTATACGAAAGAAAAGACTCCTTTTTTTGAAGTGTTTGGAAAGAGTGATTTTGTCTTGACCATCCCGAACGTCAATTATATCCATGATACCATACATGACAACATACATGACAACATACATGACAACATACATGATACCATGCATGATACCATACATGATACCATACATGACAACATACATGACAACATACATGAAAAAGTCTCGATGTTATTGTCCTTTTGCGAAGTTTCTCGAAGTCGAGAAGAGATGATGGAGTTTTTGGAGTTAAGGAACCGAGATCATTTTTTGAAGAAATACCTTCGCCCGCTATTAGATCAGGGCAAAATTGAAATGACTATCCCCGAAAAACCTCGGAGCAAACACCAAAGATATAGAACCACGTCTTAA